One genomic segment of Natrialbaceae archaeon AArc-T1-2 includes these proteins:
- a CDS encoding phage tail protein, protein MTQPFVATNTYREWDRWTQVNTEITSADAVQMATEQYATYVPSEKPAPGLSPDLDIVDVDADDCGDVYLLTSEGGVSRYDTDKRELERIPCEWDRDPYPARAIAVTDDTIYVATGGQSDADGYVQAVSKRLRRLRWTTAIEDPVAMEHDNDDVNVLDAGQAPGTGSIVILDNKGRRQSVPGTFHDPSDLATDRHGNRYILARLPDGTGAENEKDELIGNEDENSTKKEDDGGTEETDGGGERVGERMPTGPIVWRVPSPEQIRAGEETGGIDATGQMDEHDDIEPLVTPDVFERTGIGPPLEPIAIEANCDCEVLLGVGTGDDGRDVDEETLYRYDSESETLESAAVRFDHPVRRLLLARDRAGTEVEHLYVLEENEPILTALEPKLENRLNLEELAYTGHLVGRFDSGTEGCQWHRVTLEDDTEQPGSGVRTSYFATDVVRDVTELPGIGSTIGDRLRAEGVVTLVDLAECPPGEIVTYGSSENYQVSEEDAEGWIERAREELEWQSVGVGDASDALLEGAVGRYLWIKLELRGGQFASPTVNSVRAYFPRQSYLRYMPDVYREDADEAFLERFLSIFESIFVDIEENIESSIRYMDPGGIPEEYIDWLERWLALEADETWSTRARRERLQRAPELFKYRGTRTGLLQSIQMFLEDPPEPPRHWRWALDQEREAVRERRNHCELSETEAEATLDRLSKRLFVLERTDPGDVGETAVLSAHRRLVPSQQRFSVLLPPYVEEGDARTIERLVRDHQPAHARGRTVRMRSWIQLAGDEHDRMYPSLLGVNSALVDREFMLEEAALGKDTALTGGESLARRGSRACSETETEAETKTDTDSDC, encoded by the coding sequence ATGACTCAGCCGTTCGTGGCAACGAACACGTATCGGGAATGGGACCGGTGGACTCAGGTCAACACCGAGATAACGTCGGCTGACGCCGTCCAAATGGCCACGGAGCAGTACGCGACGTACGTTCCGTCCGAGAAGCCCGCTCCGGGGTTGTCGCCCGATCTGGACATCGTTGACGTCGACGCCGACGACTGTGGCGACGTGTACCTTCTCACTTCCGAGGGTGGCGTCTCGCGGTACGATACCGACAAGAGAGAACTGGAGCGGATACCGTGCGAGTGGGATCGCGATCCGTACCCTGCGCGTGCGATCGCCGTCACCGACGACACGATCTACGTCGCAACGGGCGGTCAGTCGGACGCCGATGGGTACGTCCAAGCCGTGTCGAAACGGCTCCGCCGACTTCGATGGACGACTGCCATTGAGGACCCGGTCGCGATGGAACACGATAACGATGACGTGAACGTCCTCGATGCCGGCCAGGCCCCCGGAACGGGATCGATCGTTATCCTCGACAATAAAGGTCGACGCCAGAGCGTCCCGGGTACGTTCCACGACCCCTCAGATCTCGCAACCGACCGCCACGGGAACCGGTATATCCTCGCCCGGCTACCTGACGGGACTGGGGCCGAGAACGAGAAAGATGAGTTGATCGGGAATGAAGACGAGAATAGTACCAAGAAAGAGGACGACGGCGGAACCGAAGAAACAGACGGGGGCGGGGAGCGAGTCGGTGAGAGGATGCCGACAGGTCCGATAGTCTGGCGAGTGCCGTCACCGGAGCAAATTCGGGCGGGCGAAGAAACGGGTGGCATCGACGCGACCGGCCAGATGGACGAGCATGACGATATCGAACCACTCGTGACACCAGACGTCTTCGAACGAACGGGTATCGGTCCACCACTCGAACCGATCGCAATCGAGGCAAACTGCGACTGCGAAGTGCTCCTCGGCGTCGGGACGGGCGACGACGGGCGAGACGTCGATGAGGAGACACTGTACCGGTACGACTCCGAATCGGAGACCCTCGAGTCGGCAGCGGTGAGGTTCGACCACCCGGTTCGACGGCTCCTGTTGGCTCGCGACCGGGCTGGTACCGAGGTCGAGCATCTCTATGTGCTCGAGGAGAACGAACCGATCCTCACTGCACTGGAGCCGAAGCTGGAAAACAGGCTGAATCTGGAGGAACTCGCCTATACTGGCCACCTTGTCGGACGGTTCGACTCGGGGACCGAGGGCTGTCAATGGCACCGCGTAACTCTCGAGGACGATACCGAGCAGCCGGGGAGCGGCGTTAGGACCAGTTACTTCGCCACGGATGTCGTTCGCGATGTCACGGAACTCCCGGGGATCGGATCGACGATCGGCGATCGACTGCGGGCGGAAGGCGTTGTGACGCTGGTTGATCTGGCCGAATGCCCGCCCGGGGAGATCGTGACGTACGGAAGTTCCGAGAACTACCAGGTCTCTGAAGAAGACGCGGAAGGGTGGATCGAGCGGGCTCGTGAGGAACTCGAGTGGCAGTCGGTGGGCGTCGGAGACGCGTCGGACGCCCTTTTGGAAGGCGCAGTTGGCCGATACCTATGGATCAAGCTCGAGCTGCGGGGTGGACAGTTCGCATCCCCTACCGTCAACTCGGTGAGGGCGTACTTCCCTCGGCAATCGTACCTCCGGTACATGCCCGACGTGTACCGCGAGGATGCAGACGAAGCGTTCCTCGAGCGATTCCTCTCGATCTTTGAGAGCATCTTCGTCGACATCGAGGAGAACATCGAGTCGTCGATCAGATACATGGATCCCGGCGGCATTCCCGAGGAGTACATCGACTGGCTCGAACGATGGCTGGCACTGGAGGCCGACGAGACGTGGTCGACGCGGGCGCGGAGGGAGCGGCTGCAGCGTGCGCCGGAACTGTTCAAGTACAGAGGGACGCGAACAGGACTCCTCCAGTCCATCCAGATGTTCCTTGAGGATCCTCCTGAACCGCCCCGTCACTGGCGGTGGGCGCTGGACCAGGAGCGCGAGGCCGTCCGGGAGCGACGAAACCATTGCGAACTCTCTGAGACCGAGGCTGAGGCCACGCTTGATCGGCTCTCGAAGCGACTGTTCGTTCTCGAACGGACGGATCCGGGCGATGTCGGCGAAACGGCCGTTCTGTCGGCTCACAGGAGGCTGGTTCCGTCTCAGCAACGTTTCTCCGTGCTCCTCCCGCCGTACGTGGAGGAGGGGGACGCACGGACGATCGAGCGGCTCGTTCGTGACCACCAGCCCGCACACGCGAGAGGACGGACCGTCCGGATGCGGTCGTGGATCCAGCTTGCGGGCGACGAACACGATCGGATGTACCCGAGCCTGCTGGGCGTCAACAGCGCCCTCGTCGATCGCGAGTTCATGCTGGAGGAGGCCGCCCTCGGTAAGGACACGGCGCTCACTGGCGGCGAGTCGCTCGCCCGTCGCGGGTCGCGAGCCTGCTCGGAAACAGAAACGGAAGCAGAAACGAAAACAGATACAGATTCAGATTGCTGA
- a CDS encoding DUF4255 domain-containing protein has translation MADANALANVGLTLIEILREGMPEEVDPADVKLMSPADREESSSVRLTLHLYAVEGSGHLRNANPPPRHDRDRVPASDPLRLDLRYLLTAYPSDATDETRNTRDQHRVLGHAMRVLREHAVVPGVKLDGTFSDDEGVQISILPEARDEAMNMWGTFGDQPYRPSVAYLVTPVRIDPVREEEVERVVDRTIVEHVSEGDDE, from the coding sequence ATGGCAGACGCAAACGCCCTCGCGAACGTCGGCCTCACACTGATCGAGATTCTTCGGGAGGGAATGCCCGAGGAGGTCGATCCGGCCGACGTCAAACTGATGTCGCCGGCTGACCGCGAGGAAAGCAGCAGTGTTCGCCTCACTCTCCACCTCTATGCGGTCGAAGGGAGCGGACACCTCCGGAACGCCAACCCGCCCCCGCGACACGACCGTGACCGTGTCCCAGCGTCGGATCCTCTCCGGCTCGACCTGCGGTACCTGTTGACGGCGTATCCTTCCGACGCCACCGATGAGACGAGAAACACGCGCGACCAGCACCGGGTCCTCGGACACGCGATGCGGGTGCTCAGGGAACACGCGGTCGTTCCCGGGGTGAAACTGGATGGGACGTTCTCCGACGACGAGGGAGTCCAGATCTCGATCCTGCCAGAGGCACGCGACGAGGCCATGAACATGTGGGGGACGTTCGGAGATCAGCCGTACCGGCCGTCTGTAGCCTATCTCGTGACGCCCGTGAGGATAGATCCTGTCCGCGAAGAGGAAGTCGAGCGAGTCGTCGACCGGACGATCGTCGAACACGTCTCGGAGGGCGACGATGAGTGA
- a CDS encoding PQQ-binding-like beta-propeller repeat protein: MTARETHSSRRRALQLTSLGIAGSLAGCMQPLLEGESGGSEQGQTADDGEPTTNSTETETTPEPESDPEEGEQEPNEGETIEEVELSAAWEVDGLNRVFVDDGQFVGRNSGDVNIVSWDGDIVWESQSGDPDGYSEWPNDGRGFTRTDDYVFVHYLSWGIEEEYPAYVYVFDADTGELEWRHDTGADRVYGMDAVDDTLYYAARPFDRDDEESPIRAYDLDDREIVWESSFSTNDPWSLTVHDGHVYATTGRMRVLDAASGDLVVEHGNWFAFHRENETLYFEDGDTIGAYDLVADERTMEVSVDRGYSRDLTVVANRAYVSDTNGYLSAIDLETGTVRWEERLDGSLSGRPIVDGGIVWAYDATSVLWGFDADDGSVLVRRSTEADGGDRVSALDGRVFVPDPYYTAYDVGEG, translated from the coding sequence ATGACTGCGCGGGAGACACACTCGAGCAGGCGGCGGGCGCTTCAGCTCACGTCGCTCGGGATCGCTGGCAGTCTGGCTGGGTGTATGCAGCCGCTGCTCGAAGGAGAAAGTGGGGGAAGCGAGCAGGGCCAGACAGCCGATGACGGCGAACCAACAACTAATTCGACCGAGACGGAGACGACTCCCGAACCGGAGTCGGATCCCGAAGAGGGTGAGCAAGAGCCCAACGAGGGTGAGACGATCGAGGAGGTCGAACTCTCCGCCGCCTGGGAGGTCGACGGCCTGAATCGGGTTTTCGTCGACGACGGCCAGTTCGTCGGCCGCAACTCCGGAGACGTGAACATCGTCTCCTGGGACGGCGACATCGTCTGGGAATCACAGAGTGGCGACCCTGACGGATACAGCGAATGGCCAAACGATGGGCGCGGGTTCACTCGGACCGACGACTACGTCTTCGTCCACTACCTGAGTTGGGGGATCGAGGAGGAGTATCCGGCCTACGTCTACGTCTTCGACGCCGACACCGGGGAACTCGAGTGGCGTCACGACACCGGCGCCGACCGCGTCTACGGGATGGATGCTGTCGACGACACACTCTATTACGCCGCCCGACCGTTCGACAGGGACGACGAGGAGTCGCCGATCAGAGCTTACGACCTCGACGACCGCGAGATCGTCTGGGAGTCGAGTTTCTCGACGAACGATCCCTGGAGCCTCACCGTCCACGACGGGCACGTCTACGCGACGACGGGTCGAATGCGCGTTCTCGACGCCGCGAGTGGCGATCTCGTGGTCGAACACGGCAACTGGTTCGCGTTTCACCGCGAGAACGAGACGCTGTACTTCGAGGACGGAGATACGATCGGTGCGTACGATCTGGTCGCCGACGAACGCACGATGGAGGTGAGCGTGGATCGCGGCTACTCGAGAGATCTGACCGTCGTCGCCAACAGAGCTTACGTGTCTGATACCAACGGCTATCTCTCGGCAATCGACCTCGAGACGGGGACTGTCCGCTGGGAAGAGCGACTCGACGGCAGTCTCAGTGGTCGTCCGATCGTCGACGGCGGAATCGTCTGGGCCTACGACGCCACGAGTGTCCTGTGGGGATTCGACGCCGACGACGGCTCCGTCCTCGTCCGCCGGTCGACGGAGGCCGACGGCGGCGACCGCGTCTCCGCACTCGACGGTCGCGTGTTTGTCCCGGATCCGTACTACACGGCCTACGACGTCGGGGAGGGCTGA
- a CDS encoding tRNA pseudouridine(54/55) synthase Pus10 yields the protein MILEHARAVLETGPTCDGCLGRCFADRGRGVTNEQRGHALRISVALADDEPFEPVEADECWVCEGLAPAYDEWADRARERLADLEFETLLVGTRVPSSLEENETELREQAGLDENAGESLNAEINRSVGTRLERALGVDVDHDDPDVVAILDLENEEVERQLNPAYLYGRYRKLERGLAQRMRVCRVCNGRGTRARDGERRPCENCDGTGSVTDASVERFVTRPIRERMDASETVFNCAGREDDDVRMLGAGRPFVVEVKAPRRRPPDVEALQATINDESDGTIAVEGLTPATKGMVGHVAGIDVRQTYRLTLSFSSPVTDEDFEEAIDTLERATVRQRVDRDGMQTDRILRIGDVTGELTADDEAEVDVVSPGDVDLEALAHGGDGRSDPSLAALLETEVDVTALDVVGVEGEEEPIENPAYLQE from the coding sequence GGCGTGACGAACGAGCAACGAGGCCACGCCCTCCGAATCAGCGTCGCGCTGGCGGACGACGAGCCATTCGAGCCCGTCGAGGCAGACGAGTGCTGGGTATGTGAGGGACTGGCTCCGGCGTACGACGAGTGGGCAGACCGGGCCAGAGAGCGACTCGCAGACCTCGAGTTCGAGACCCTGCTCGTCGGCACTCGCGTCCCCTCGTCGCTCGAGGAGAACGAAACCGAACTCCGGGAGCAGGCCGGGCTGGACGAGAACGCGGGCGAGTCGCTCAACGCCGAGATCAACCGGTCGGTCGGGACGCGTCTCGAGCGAGCCCTCGGAGTGGACGTCGACCACGACGATCCGGACGTGGTCGCGATCTTAGACCTCGAGAACGAGGAGGTCGAACGCCAGCTCAACCCGGCGTACCTCTACGGCCGCTACCGGAAACTCGAGCGCGGCCTCGCCCAGCGGATGCGCGTGTGTCGGGTCTGCAACGGACGTGGAACCCGCGCGCGCGACGGCGAGCGACGTCCCTGTGAGAACTGCGACGGTACCGGCTCCGTCACCGACGCGAGCGTCGAACGCTTCGTGACGCGACCGATCCGCGAACGGATGGACGCGAGCGAGACGGTGTTCAACTGCGCCGGGAGAGAGGACGACGACGTGCGGATGCTCGGTGCCGGCCGGCCGTTCGTCGTCGAAGTGAAAGCGCCGCGACGGCGGCCACCGGACGTCGAGGCACTTCAGGCGACGATCAACGACGAGAGCGACGGTACGATCGCGGTCGAGGGACTCACACCGGCGACCAAGGGAATGGTCGGACACGTCGCCGGAATCGACGTTCGCCAGACCTACCGGCTGACGCTTTCGTTCTCGAGTCCGGTCACAGACGAGGACTTCGAGGAAGCGATCGATACACTCGAGCGGGCAACCGTCCGTCAGCGAGTCGACCGCGACGGCATGCAAACGGACCGGATCCTGCGGATCGGCGACGTGACTGGCGAACTGACCGCAGACGACGAAGCCGAAGTCGACGTCGTCTCGCCGGGTGACGTCGACCTCGAGGCTCTCGCCCACGGCGGTGACGGGCGAAGCGACCCGAGCCTGGCGGCTCTCCTCGAGACAGAAGTCGACGTGACCGCGCTGGACGTAGTCGGCGTCGAGGGCGAGGAGGAACCGATCGAGAACCCGGCGTACCTCCAGGAGTAA
- a CDS encoding PQQ-binding-like beta-propeller repeat protein produces the protein MTGESSSHTSSQSRRRDRITTTRRSLCAALGVGALAGCLQLEEAGDDTQSDGTAQDDGTTDTAFEEEVDGTPVDDPESLELVSAWERDLRDVVTLEGAFLGVAGSRTAGVDAPRLERYAADGEVTWASDEIDSDYRFEFHRDDDVVARGATVVAVARNGHDGAIHAFDTDTGERRWSDDVRLDRNVGGWALSLANDLAVTAVVSDESADETLVRGYDAGDGEQRWEREIDLGYVTGVEHQGDGFFVVGWRDGGGEIVRVDLAAGGNVGGETTLDVASPGYVRGEGGDRLYFRGNEIHAYDPANNEYEWSLEVDRQFGPGVDVDGETLYGGNRSGWIVARAATDGSMRWDTRVEGGVTDSLSVAGGIVWARTDRDELVAIDASTGDVVDTLEGAFRIAATPTQIFVDDTAYDLES, from the coding sequence ATGACAGGCGAATCCTCCTCACACACGTCGTCGCAGTCACGCCGTCGAGACAGGATCACCACGACCCGTCGCTCCCTCTGTGCTGCACTCGGGGTCGGGGCTCTCGCGGGCTGTCTCCAGCTCGAGGAAGCAGGCGACGACACCCAGTCTGATGGCACCGCCCAGGACGACGGGACGACCGACACAGCGTTCGAGGAGGAAGTCGACGGCACTCCGGTCGACGATCCAGAGAGCCTCGAGCTCGTTTCAGCCTGGGAACGTGACCTCCGTGACGTCGTCACCCTCGAGGGAGCGTTCCTCGGTGTTGCTGGCTCGAGAACTGCGGGCGTCGACGCCCCGCGACTCGAGCGATACGCTGCCGACGGAGAGGTGACGTGGGCCAGCGACGAAATCGACTCCGACTACCGGTTCGAGTTCCACAGAGACGACGATGTCGTCGCCAGGGGCGCCACGGTCGTCGCCGTCGCCCGTAACGGCCACGACGGCGCGATTCACGCCTTCGACACCGACACGGGTGAGCGACGCTGGTCCGACGACGTTCGACTCGATAGAAACGTCGGTGGCTGGGCGCTCTCGCTCGCGAATGATCTCGCCGTAACCGCGGTAGTCAGCGACGAGTCGGCCGACGAAACGCTCGTACGCGGCTACGACGCTGGGGATGGCGAGCAACGGTGGGAGAGAGAAATCGACCTGGGGTACGTGACCGGCGTGGAACACCAGGGTGACGGTTTCTTCGTCGTCGGCTGGCGAGATGGCGGCGGCGAGATCGTCCGCGTCGACCTCGCGGCCGGCGGGAACGTCGGCGGGGAAACTACCCTCGACGTCGCTTCACCGGGATACGTTCGTGGTGAGGGTGGCGATCGGCTCTACTTTCGCGGTAACGAAATTCACGCGTACGATCCAGCGAACAACGAATACGAGTGGAGCCTCGAGGTGGACCGGCAGTTCGGGCCGGGCGTGGACGTCGACGGGGAGACGCTGTACGGCGGAAACCGCTCGGGGTGGATCGTCGCGCGAGCGGCGACCGACGGCTCGATGCGCTGGGACACGCGCGTCGAGGGTGGCGTCACGGACTCGCTTTCGGTCGCTGGTGGGATCGTCTGGGCCAGAACCGACCGTGACGAACTGGTCGCCATCGACGCGTCGACGGGGGACGTGGTGGACACACTCGAGGGCGCATTCAGGATCGCTGCAACGCCCACACAGATATTCGTCGACGACACCGCCTACGACCTCGAGTCCTGA
- a CDS encoding pyridoxamine 5'-phosphate oxidase family protein yields MQELRWVQMSDAEIDEFLGQGGTGVISFAAGTDDPPVTVPISYGYNEDVSTLYYRLSVPPDSKKAKLIDSNVTFVTYEKTDGRWQSVVATGTLEDAADIAYESSTIQGMWTVQIPEVDIFERPREEVTFRDFCLTPETLTGRKEVQSES; encoded by the coding sequence ATGCAAGAGCTTCGCTGGGTCCAGATGAGTGACGCGGAGATAGACGAGTTTCTCGGGCAGGGCGGGACGGGCGTCATCTCGTTCGCCGCGGGAACCGACGATCCACCGGTTACGGTACCGATATCGTACGGGTACAACGAGGACGTCTCGACGCTTTACTATCGTCTCTCGGTCCCTCCGGACAGCAAGAAGGCAAAACTCATCGACAGCAACGTCACCTTCGTCACGTACGAAAAGACCGACGGCAGGTGGCAAAGCGTCGTCGCGACCGGCACGCTCGAGGACGCGGCGGACATTGCCTACGAGTCGAGCACGATCCAGGGAATGTGGACGGTTCAGATTCCGGAAGTCGACATCTTCGAGCGCCCCCGGGAAGAGGTGACGTTCCGGGATTTCTGTCTCACACCCGAGACGCTGACGGGACGAAAGGAAGTCCAGTCGGAGTCCTGA